The following proteins are encoded in a genomic region of Glycine max cultivar Williams 82 chromosome 18, Glycine_max_v4.0, whole genome shotgun sequence:
- the LOC100786451 gene encoding disease resistance protein RPM1 produces the protein MAETAVSLAGKHALPKILEAVKMVRDLPKEVRDITDELESFQDFINDADKVAEAEQDDGRRHRIKERVMRLREAAFRMEDVIDEYNISCEDKQPDDPRCADLLCEAVAFIKTQILLLQSAYKIQDVKSLVRAERDGFQSHFPLEPRLTSSRGNQDVTWQKLRMDPLFIEEDDVVGLDGPRDTLKNWLTKGREKRTVISVVGIPGVGKTTIAKQVYDQVRNNFECHALITVSQSYSAEGLLRRLLDELCKLKKEDPPKDVSNMESLTEEVRNRLRNKRYVVLFDDVWNETFWDHIESAVIDNKNGSRILITTRDEKVAGYCKKSSFVEVLKLEEPLTEEESLKLFSMKAFQYSSDGDCPEELKDISLEIVRKCKGLPLAIVAIGGLLSQKDESAPEWGQFSRDQCLDLERNSELNSITKILGLSYDDLPINLRSCLLYFGMYPEDYEIKSDRLIRQWIAEGFVKHETGKTLEEVGQQYLSGLVRRSLVQVSSFRIDGKVKRCRVHDLIHDMILRKVKDTGFCQYIDGRDQSVSSKIVRRLTIATDDFSGRIGSSPIRSIFISTGEDEEVSEHLVNKIPTNYMLLKVLDFEGSGLRYVPENLGNLCHLKYLSFRYTGIKSLPKSIGKLLNLETLDIRDTGVSEMPEEISKLKKLRRLQASNMIMGSIWRNIGGMTSLQEIPPVKIDDDGVVIGEVGKLKQLRELLVLDFRGKHEKTLCSLINEKPLLEKLVIETADESEVIELYITSPMSTLRKLVLFGKLTRLPNWISQFPNLVQLSLNGSRLTNNALKSLKNMPRLLFLDLSDNAYEGETLHFQCGGFQKLKRLYLGNLDQLKCILIDRGALCSVEEIVLEDLSQLKTVPSGIQHLEKLKDLIIDVMPTEFEQRIAPDGGEDHWIIQDVPHVLICR, from the coding sequence ATGGCAGAAACTGCAGTGTCCTTGGCTGGTAAGCATGCCCTTCCAAAAATATTGGAAGCTGTCAAAATGGTGAGAGATCTCCCAAAAGAAGTTAGAGACATTACAGATGAACTTGAAAGCTTTCAAGATTTCATTAATGATGCTGATAAAGTGGCTGAAGCTGAACAAGATGATGGAAGGCGTCATAGAATAAAAGAAAGGGTGATGCGGCTGAGAGAAGCAGCTTTTCGCATGGAAGATGTCATCGATGAATATAACATCTCCTGTGAGGATAAGCAACCTGATGATCCTCGATGTGCAGATTTACTATGTGAGGCTGTTGCCTTCATCAAAACTCAAATCCTTCTCCTTCAAAGTGCATATAAGATTCAGGATGTTAAATCGCTTGTTCGTGCTGAAAGAGATGGTTTCCAAAGCCATTTTCCTTTAGAACCAAGACTAACAAGTTCTAGAGGAAATCAAGATGTCACCTGGCAGAAACTTCGAATGGATCCTCTCTTTATCGAGGAAGATGATGTTGTGGGGCTTGATGGCCCTAGAGATACACTGAAAAATTGGTTGacaaagggaagagaaaaacgCACTGTCATCTCTGTGGTGGGAATTCCTGGGGTGGGAAAAACCACTATTGCCAAGCAAGTTTATGACCAGGTGCGTAACAATTTCGAGTGCCATGCATTGATCACAGTGTCTCAATCCTACTCTGCAGAAGGACTGCTGAGGCGTTTGTTGGATGAGCTTTGCAAACTGAAAAAGGAGGACCCTCCCAAGGATGTTTCTAACATGGAGTCATTGACCGAAGAAGTCAGAAACCGCTTGCGCAACAAGAGGTATGTTGTCTTGTTTGATGACGTATGGAATGAAACATTTTGGGATCACATTGAATCTGctgtaattgataataaaaatggaAGTAGGATTTTAATCACAACCAGGGATGAGAAGGTTGCGGGATATTGTAAGAAATCTTCTTTTGTTGAGGTGCTTAAGCTAGAAGAGCCATTAACTGAAGAAGAAtcattgaaattgttttctatgAAGGCATTTCAGTATAGTTCCGATGGAGATTGTCCAGAAGAACTTAAAGATATATCTCTAGAAATTGTTAGAAAGTGTAAAGGTTTACCTCTAGCAATAGTGGCCATTGGTGGTCTTTTGTCTCAAAAAGATGAAAGTGCACCTGAATGGGGACAATTTAGTCGAGATCAATGTTTAGACTTGGAGAGGAATTCTGAGTTAAATAGTATAACAAAAATTTTAGGTTTAAGTTATGATGATTTGCCGATCAATCTCAGATCATGTTTATTGTATTTCGGAATGTATCCGGAGGACTATGAAATTAAATCTGATAGATTGATTAGACAGTGGATAGCCGAAGGGTTTGTCAAACATGAAACCGGAAAAACATTGGaagaagttgggcaacaatatTTATCAGGGTTGGTCCGTAGAAGTTTGGTGCAAGTATCCTCATTTAGAATTGATGGCAAAGTTAAAAGGTGTCGTGTTCATGACTTAATACACGACATGATCCTTAGAAAAGTGAAGGATACAGGGTTTTGTCAGTATATTGATGGGCGTGATCAATCGGTATCAAGTAAGATTGTTCGACGCCTGACAATTGCAACCGATGATTTTAGTGGACGTATAGGAAGCTCACCCATTCGGTCAATTTTTATTAGCAcaggagaagatgaagaagtatCTGAACACTTAGTAAACAAAATCCCTACAAATTACATGCTATTGAAGGTACTTGATTTTGAAGGTTCTGGTTTACGTTATGTTCCTGAAAATTTGGGGAATTTATGCCACTTGAAGTATTTAAGCTTCCGGTATACAGGGATAAAAAGTCTACCAAAATCCATTGGTAAGCTCCTGAATTTGGAGACCTTGGATATTAGAGACACAGGTGTGTCTGAGATGCCAGAGGAGATTAGTAAGCTTAAAAAGCTACGTCGTCTTCAGGCTTCTAATATGATCATGGGTTCAATATGGAGGAATATTGGAGGCATGACATCCCTACAAGAGATACCTCCAGtgaaaatagatgatgatggagtGGTCATTGGAGAGGTGGGAAAGCTAAAGCAGTTAAGGGAACTGTTGGTGCTAGATTTTAGGGGAAAACACGAAAAGACTTTGTGTTCCTTAATAAATGAGAAGCCACTCTTGGAGAAACTAGTTATTGAAACAGCTGATGAGAGTGAAGTAATTGAGTTGTACATTACGTCACCTATGTCTACACTTAGGAAGCTTGTCCTATTTGGGAAGTTAACAAGGTTGCCAAATTGGATTTCACAGTTCCCAAATCTTGTGCAACTGTCTTTGAACGGCTCCAGGTTGACTAATAATGCATTGAAATCACTAAAAAATATGCCAAGGTTGTTGTTCCTCGATTTAAGTGACAATGCTTATGAAGGTGAAACTTTGCATTTTCAATGTGGAGGGTTTCAGAAACTAAAGCGACTGTACCTCGGAAATTTGGATCAATTGAAGTGCATCCTTATCGACAGAGGAGCACTGTGTTCTGTGGAAGAAATTGTTTTAGAAGACCTCTCCCAACTCAAAACAGTTCCCTCTGGAATTCAACACTTGGAGAAGCTTAAAGATCTCATTATCGACGTCATGCCAACTGAATTTGAGCAGCGCATAGCTCCTGATGGAGGAGAAGACCACTGGATCATCCAAGATGTGCCCCATGTACTTATCTGTAGATAG